In Dama dama isolate Ldn47 chromosome 9, ASM3311817v1, whole genome shotgun sequence, the following proteins share a genomic window:
- the FGF22 gene encoding fibroblast growth factor 22 isoform X1 — protein sequence MCGRLWLGLAWLLLARAPGAAGTPNTPRRPRSYPHLEGDVRWRRLFSSTHFFLLVDSSGRVQGTRWRDNPDSVLEIRSIRVGVVALKAVHSGFYVAMNRLGRLYGSVPGAYRGERLQHLCVSPLAPPRPAHVPGSGRSGRPEARGPHTATPPVHALPARPGLLSPRVSDAWSEIPGDVRLGKAGFGESPCPVTHWFHLH from the exons ATGTGCGGCCGCCTATGGCTGGGCCTGGCGTGGCTATTGCTGGCACGGGCGCCCGGCGCCGCGGGGACACCAAACACTCCGCGGAGACCGCGCAGCTACCCGCACCTGGAGGGCGACGTGCGTTGGCGGCGTCTCTTCTCTTCAACCCACTTCTTCCTGCTCGTGGACTCCAGCGGCCGCGTGCAAGGCACCCGCTGGCGCGACAACCCTGACA GCGTCCTGGAGATCCGATCCATCCGCGTGGGCGTCGTGGCGCTCAAGGCGGTGCACAGTGGCTTCTATGTGGCCATGAACCGCCTTGGCAGACTCTATGGGTCG GTTCCGGGAGCGTATCGAGGAGAACGGCTACAACACCTATGCGTCAGTCCGCTGGCGCCACCAAGGCCGGCCCATGTTCCTGGCTCTGGACGGTCGGGGCGCCCCGAGGCTCGGGGGCCGCACACAGCGACACCACCCGTCCACGCTCTTCCTGCCCGTCCTGGTCTCCTGAGTCCCAGGGTCAGTGACGCCTGGTCCGAGATTCCAGGAGACGTGAGGTTGGGGAAGGCGGGGTTTGGGGAGAGCCCGTGTCCAGTTACTCACTGGTTTCACCTGCATTGA
- the FGF22 gene encoding fibroblast growth factor 22 isoform X2, with amino-acid sequence MCGRLWLGLAWLLLARAPGAAGTPNTPRRPRSYPHLEGDVRWRRLFSSTHFFLLVDSSGRVQGTRWRDNPDSVLEIRSIRVGVVALKAVHSGFYVAMNRLGRLYGSRFCAAHCRFRERIEENGYNTYASVRWRHQGRPMFLALDGRGAPRLGGRTQRHHPSTLFLPVLVS; translated from the exons ATGTGCGGCCGCCTATGGCTGGGCCTGGCGTGGCTATTGCTGGCACGGGCGCCCGGCGCCGCGGGGACACCAAACACTCCGCGGAGACCGCGCAGCTACCCGCACCTGGAGGGCGACGTGCGTTGGCGGCGTCTCTTCTCTTCAACCCACTTCTTCCTGCTCGTGGACTCCAGCGGCCGCGTGCAAGGCACCCGCTGGCGCGACAACCCTGACA GCGTCCTGGAGATCCGATCCATCCGCGTGGGCGTCGTGGCGCTCAAGGCGGTGCACAGTGGCTTCTATGTGGCCATGAACCGCCTTGGCAGACTCTATGGGTCG CGGTTCTGCGCTGCGCACTGCAGGTTCCGGGAGCGTATCGAGGAGAACGGCTACAACACCTATGCGTCAGTCCGCTGGCGCCACCAAGGCCGGCCCATGTTCCTGGCTCTGGACGGTCGGGGCGCCCCGAGGCTCGGGGGCCGCACACAGCGACACCACCCGTCCACGCTCTTCCTGCCCGTCCTGGTCTCCTGA